The proteins below are encoded in one region of Pseudonocardia sp. DSM 110487:
- a CDS encoding serine hydrolase has protein sequence MPALRPITVRHLLTMTSGWGVVLEQTPLQGAMFERNVFPGPIPVRMSGDEYLARLTDLPLAFQPGEGWLYDSGTDILAVLLARACGKPVAQLLAERVTGPLGMASTAFWTEETGRLATAYRPTSGGLEVLDPPDGAFASPPLFERLSGGLLSTAPDVLRFFCAMADGGAPVATAGSVALMTTDALTGEQRRQAQLIVGLGRSWGLATALDVAVEKPWMAPGRWGWEGGTGTTAVVDPARDTVAVLLTQRAMGGPDDGFDEFWTAVAQV, from the coding sequence GTGCCGGCGCTGCGGCCGATCACCGTCCGCCACCTGCTGACGATGACCTCGGGCTGGGGCGTCGTGCTGGAGCAGACCCCGCTGCAGGGCGCCATGTTCGAACGGAACGTGTTCCCGGGGCCGATCCCGGTGCGGATGTCGGGAGACGAGTACCTGGCCCGGCTCACCGACCTCCCGCTCGCCTTCCAGCCGGGGGAGGGCTGGCTCTACGACAGCGGCACCGACATCCTGGCCGTCCTGCTGGCGAGGGCGTGCGGGAAGCCCGTCGCGCAACTGCTCGCGGAGCGCGTCACCGGGCCGCTCGGGATGGCGTCGACGGCCTTCTGGACCGAGGAGACCGGCCGCCTCGCCACCGCCTACCGGCCCACCTCCGGCGGCCTCGAGGTGCTGGACCCGCCCGACGGCGCCTTCGCGAGCCCGCCCCTGTTCGAGCGGCTGAGCGGAGGCCTGCTGTCCACCGCGCCCGACGTGCTGCGCTTCTTCTGCGCGATGGCGGACGGCGGCGCGCCGGTCGCGACCGCCGGCTCGGTGGCCCTGATGACGACGGACGCGCTCACCGGCGAGCAGCGCAGGCAGGCGCAGCTCATCGTCGGGCTCGGCCGTTCGTGGGGCCTGGCGACGGCGCTGGACGTCGCGGTGGAGAAGCCATGGATGGCACCAGGGCGTTGGGGCTGGGAGGGCGGGACCGGCACCACAGCCGTGGTCGACCCGGCCCGCGACACGGTCGCCGTCCTGCTGACCCAGCGCGCGATGGGCGGCCCGGACGACGGCTTCGACGAGTTCTGGACCGCGGTCGCCCAGGTGTGA
- a CDS encoding EAL domain-containing protein yields MSDHGRFAFEPLLNLANGRPVGLEVLRCQARDQVEYVARNAVWGTRQLAEFDSGIAIASVLHGAEYDATVPLHVDVLADTVVTARRRIGQLRGTLLARDGNHPAPPILLEINPALSAAPPDALAEGVAELRAAGFGIGLDSPARGFGLELVADLAPDLVKLDRDLVARLPYQPLARTVAHAVVEVCRAVGVRVAAAGVSTPEQLAAVRDLGITWAQGSLLAEPRRRPSTEGILLPADLMPRRRPVVPAQRTEAPPAPVAGLGQAAITLWDDVPAESVRQALADHPQAGSVVLLDSSGRPTGFLDRNRFMLAISGPFGRALYANRPARALAEPPRTLPARTDVRTALQFCLSGDRERSYDDIVLLDDAGACTGIVRVTDLLQEATAATSAA; encoded by the coding sequence ATGAGCGACCACGGCCGTTTCGCGTTCGAGCCGCTGCTGAACCTCGCCAACGGCCGGCCGGTGGGGCTGGAGGTGCTGCGCTGCCAGGCGCGGGACCAGGTCGAGTACGTGGCGCGCAACGCCGTGTGGGGCACCCGCCAGCTCGCCGAGTTCGACTCCGGGATCGCCATCGCGTCCGTGCTGCACGGCGCGGAGTACGACGCCACGGTGCCGCTGCACGTCGATGTGCTCGCCGACACCGTGGTCACCGCGCGGCGCCGGATCGGGCAGCTGCGCGGCACGCTCCTCGCCCGGGACGGGAACCACCCCGCACCGCCGATCCTGCTGGAGATCAACCCGGCGCTGTCCGCCGCGCCTCCGGACGCGCTCGCCGAAGGGGTGGCCGAGCTACGAGCCGCGGGCTTCGGCATCGGCCTGGACAGTCCCGCCCGCGGCTTCGGCCTCGAGCTGGTCGCCGATCTCGCCCCCGACCTGGTCAAGCTCGACCGCGACCTGGTGGCCCGCCTGCCCTACCAGCCGCTCGCCCGCACGGTGGCACACGCTGTGGTCGAGGTGTGCCGCGCGGTCGGCGTACGGGTCGCCGCCGCGGGCGTGAGCACACCCGAGCAGCTCGCCGCGGTGCGCGACCTCGGGATCACGTGGGCTCAGGGGTCGCTGCTCGCGGAGCCGCGTAGGCGCCCGTCCACGGAGGGCATCCTCCTGCCGGCCGACCTGATGCCGCGCAGGCGCCCGGTCGTCCCCGCTCAGCGGACGGAGGCCCCGCCCGCGCCGGTCGCCGGACTCGGCCAGGCCGCGATCACCCTGTGGGACGACGTGCCGGCCGAGAGCGTGCGGCAGGCGCTCGCCGACCACCCGCAGGCCGGCAGCGTGGTCCTGCTCGACTCCTCCGGCCGCCCGACCGGGTTCCTCGACCGCAACCGCTTCATGCTCGCGATCTCGGGCCCGTTCGGGCGCGCGCTCTACGCCAACCGCCCGGCGCGGGCGCTCGCCGAGCCTCCGCGCACCCTTCCGGCCCGCACCGACGTCCGCACCGCGCTGCAGTTCTGCCTGTCGGGCGACCGCGAGCGCAGCTACGACGACATCGTCTTGCTCGACGACGCCGGGGCCTGCACCGGCATCGTCCGGGTCACGGACCTGCTGCAGGAAGCGACGGCCGCGACCTCCGCCGCCTGA
- a CDS encoding class II fumarate hydratase, protein MSTDDGFRIEHDTMGEVKVPVDALWRAQTQRAVENFPISGRGLERAQIRALGLVKGAAARVNKQIGVLPSELADAIAAAADEVAAGMHDEHFPVDVFQTGSGTSSNMNTNEVIASIAARAGVDVHPNDHVNASQSSNDVFPTTIHVAATEALLNDVVPALEHLAAALRRRSEDWADVVKAGRTHLMDAVPITLGQEAGGWATQMEYGAARVRDVLPRVAQLPIGGTAVGTGLNAPAEFAWRVVEELRAATGLQELTEAEDHIEAQGARDGLVEASGALRTVAVSLFKVANDIRWLGSGPRTGLAELRLPDLQPGSSIMPGKVNPVICEAAMMVAAQVIGNDATVAFSGSQGNLELNVMMPVMARNLLESARLLAAAARVLADKVVDGVEADVERTRELAESSPSIVTPLNRYIGYEEAASIAKQSLKERKTIREVVIERGHVDDGKLTMEQLDAALDVLAMARGGKR, encoded by the coding sequence ATGTCCACCGACGACGGGTTCCGGATCGAGCACGACACGATGGGCGAGGTCAAGGTGCCCGTCGACGCACTCTGGCGCGCGCAGACCCAGCGCGCTGTCGAGAACTTCCCGATCTCGGGGCGCGGGCTGGAACGCGCCCAGATCCGGGCGCTCGGCCTCGTCAAGGGCGCGGCCGCGCGGGTGAACAAGCAGATCGGCGTGCTCCCGTCGGAACTCGCCGACGCGATCGCCGCCGCCGCGGACGAGGTCGCGGCGGGCATGCACGACGAGCACTTCCCCGTGGACGTCTTCCAGACCGGCTCCGGCACCAGCTCCAACATGAACACGAACGAGGTGATCGCCTCGATCGCCGCGAGGGCCGGCGTCGACGTGCACCCGAACGACCACGTCAATGCGTCGCAGTCGTCCAACGACGTCTTCCCGACCACGATCCACGTCGCCGCCACCGAGGCGCTGCTGAACGACGTCGTCCCCGCGTTGGAGCACCTCGCGGCCGCGCTGCGCCGCCGCTCCGAGGACTGGGCCGACGTCGTCAAGGCCGGGCGCACTCACCTCATGGATGCCGTGCCGATCACGCTCGGGCAGGAGGCGGGCGGCTGGGCGACGCAGATGGAGTACGGCGCCGCCCGGGTCCGCGACGTCCTGCCCCGGGTGGCCCAGCTCCCGATCGGCGGCACCGCCGTGGGCACCGGGTTGAACGCTCCCGCGGAGTTCGCGTGGCGGGTCGTCGAGGAGCTGCGCGCCGCCACCGGCCTGCAGGAGCTCACCGAGGCCGAGGACCACATCGAGGCGCAGGGCGCCCGCGACGGGCTGGTCGAGGCGTCCGGCGCGCTGCGGACGGTTGCCGTCTCGCTGTTCAAGGTGGCCAACGACATCCGCTGGCTCGGCTCCGGCCCGCGCACGGGCCTCGCCGAGCTGCGCCTGCCCGACCTGCAGCCGGGCAGCTCGATCATGCCGGGCAAGGTCAACCCGGTGATCTGCGAGGCCGCGATGATGGTGGCCGCCCAGGTCATCGGCAACGACGCCACCGTCGCGTTCTCGGGGTCGCAGGGCAACCTCGAGCTGAACGTGATGATGCCCGTGATGGCGCGCAACCTGCTCGAGTCGGCCCGGCTCCTCGCCGCCGCCGCGCGGGTGCTCGCCGACAAGGTCGTCGACGGCGTCGAGGCCGACGTGGAACGCACCCGCGAGCTCGCCGAGTCCTCCCCGTCGATCGTTACGCCGCTCAACCGCTACATCGGCTACGAGGAGGCGGCCTCGATCGCGAAGCAGTCGCTGAAGGAGCGCAAGACGATCCGCGAGGTCGTGATCGAGCGCGGGCACGTCGACGACGGCAAGCTCACGATGGAACAGCTCGACGCCGCCCTCGACGTGCTGGCGATGGCCCGGGGCGGCAAACGCTGA
- the glpX gene encoding class II fructose-bisphosphatase translates to MTTSEGVATPRERRREAPDRNLAMELVRVTEAAAMAAGRWVGRGDKNGGDGAAVDAMRQLIGTVSMRGVVVIGEGEKDEAPMLYNGERVGDGTGPDCDVAVDPIDGTTLMAKGMPGSVAVLAVAERGAMFDPSAVFYMEKLAVGPEAADVIDITAPVSENIRRVARAKHLEVSDVTVCVLDRPRHESLVKEIRATGARIQFIADGDVGGSISAARPNTGIDLLYGVGGTPEGIISAAALKCMGGAIQGRLWPRDDEEREKAVGAGHDLDRVLTTDELVRGDNVFFCATGVTDGDLLQGVRYWAGGCTTQSIVMRSKSGTVRMIEGYHRLTKLREYSSVNFDFSPEQIAAFEHSPPPLP, encoded by the coding sequence ATGACGACATCCGAGGGCGTGGCGACCCCACGCGAACGCCGACGCGAGGCACCGGACCGGAACCTCGCGATGGAGCTCGTCCGCGTCACCGAGGCGGCGGCCATGGCGGCGGGCCGCTGGGTGGGACGCGGAGACAAGAACGGCGGTGACGGCGCGGCGGTCGACGCCATGCGCCAGCTGATCGGCACCGTGTCCATGCGCGGCGTCGTCGTGATCGGCGAGGGCGAGAAGGACGAGGCGCCCATGCTGTACAACGGCGAGCGCGTCGGCGACGGCACCGGCCCCGACTGCGACGTGGCCGTCGACCCGATCGACGGCACCACGCTGATGGCCAAGGGCATGCCCGGTTCCGTCGCCGTCCTCGCGGTGGCCGAGCGCGGCGCGATGTTCGACCCGTCGGCCGTGTTCTACATGGAGAAGCTCGCCGTCGGCCCAGAGGCGGCCGACGTCATCGACATCACCGCGCCCGTCAGTGAGAACATCCGCAGGGTGGCCCGCGCCAAGCACCTCGAGGTCAGCGACGTCACCGTCTGCGTGCTGGACCGGCCGCGCCACGAATCCCTCGTGAAGGAGATCCGCGCCACCGGGGCGCGCATCCAGTTCATCGCCGACGGCGACGTGGGCGGCTCGATCTCCGCGGCCCGCCCCAACACCGGCATCGACCTGCTCTACGGCGTCGGCGGCACCCCGGAGGGCATCATCAGCGCAGCCGCGCTCAAGTGCATGGGCGGGGCCATCCAGGGCCGGCTGTGGCCGCGCGACGACGAGGAGCGGGAGAAGGCCGTCGGCGCAGGGCACGACCTCGACCGGGTGCTCACCACCGACGAACTCGTCCGCGGCGACAACGTCTTCTTCTGCGCCACCGGGGTCACCGACGGCGATCTGCTGCAGGGCGTGCGCTACTGGGCGGGCGGCTGCACCACGCAGTCGATCGTCATGCGCTCGAAGTCCGGCACCGTGCGGATGATCGAGGGCTACCACCGGCTCACGAAGCTGCGCGAGTACTCGTCGGTGAACTTCGACTTCTCCCCGGAGCAGATCGCGGCCTTCGAGCACAGCCCGCCGCCGCTGCCCTGA
- a CDS encoding DUF4245 domain-containing protein: protein MTEPGPPAKPPRSALTMRDMIGALVVLALVVLVAGGLSRSCTFAPTGPTIDSSRLPVVDVPAELTRLASDSTFPLRVPVVPEGWRANAVDRSSLPEGGRIVSAGFLTPDGRYLRLQQGDATEEAMLRAEAGGEMAPGHGTVDVDGQQWVAYTGQRGESIWITDVGGVRMLVTGSGNEADFRALAGAAVRGEVITR from the coding sequence GTGACCGAACCCGGCCCGCCGGCGAAGCCGCCGCGTTCCGCCCTGACCATGCGCGACATGATCGGTGCCCTCGTCGTGCTCGCGCTGGTGGTGCTCGTCGCGGGCGGGCTCTCGCGCTCGTGCACGTTCGCGCCCACGGGCCCGACGATCGACTCGTCCCGCCTCCCCGTCGTCGACGTTCCCGCCGAGCTGACGCGGCTCGCGTCGGACTCGACGTTCCCGCTGCGCGTCCCGGTGGTGCCGGAAGGTTGGAGGGCCAACGCCGTCGACCGCAGCTCGCTGCCCGAGGGCGGTCGCATCGTGAGCGCCGGCTTCCTCACCCCCGACGGGCGGTACCTGCGCCTGCAGCAGGGCGACGCCACCGAGGAAGCGATGCTGCGCGCCGAGGCGGGCGGGGAAATGGCGCCAGGGCACGGCACGGTCGACGTCGACGGGCAGCAATGGGTGGCTTACACGGGGCAGCGCGGTGAATCGATCTGGATCACCGATGTCGGCGGCGTGCGGATGCTCGTGACCGGCAGCGGGAACGAGGCCGATTTTCGGGCGCTCGCCGGGGCCGCGGTGCGCGGCGAGGTCATCACGCGCTGA
- a CDS encoding FAD-dependent oxidoreductase: protein MRVAVVGAGVVGLSASAALLERGAEVVCYERADEPMAERSAGSSRIFRLAHREPDLVARAADARAGFDRWAERAGRPMIVPSGCVISGADVQEWATAMEAAGAPVERPTAPDRLMLPTHRVPADALLDPSGGVVDVDAVREYLTGLTKHVLRHEPVEAVEADGHVWTRSGPARFDAVLLAAGAGTPALAARVGIAVPGELEHHARFTFPVEPAVAWRSWIDLPEAGLVPPAGSPPHTSTAQLPAGRTDEPPEYVQYEGRLAGAPSRNLDPPIYAADSRRGTLSTYQHASGPGRWAVGGHLDPAVTAWEVGRDAATAASRDAVLEYAREHLAVEPRIIETIYCTPTPGLGDGFHVQHAGRVVAVHGENLFKFAPVLGAAIAAACELSA, encoded by the coding sequence ATGCGGGTCGCGGTGGTCGGTGCCGGTGTGGTGGGTCTGTCGGCGTCCGCCGCCCTTCTGGAGCGCGGCGCGGAGGTGGTCTGCTACGAACGGGCGGACGAGCCGATGGCCGAACGGTCCGCCGGGTCGTCCCGGATCTTCCGCCTCGCCCACCGCGAGCCCGACCTCGTCGCGCGGGCGGCCGACGCGCGCGCCGGGTTCGACCGGTGGGCCGAGCGGGCAGGCCGCCCCATGATCGTCCCGTCGGGGTGCGTGATCAGCGGCGCCGACGTCCAGGAGTGGGCGACTGCCATGGAGGCTGCCGGCGCGCCGGTCGAGAGGCCGACGGCCCCGGACCGGCTCATGCTGCCCACGCACCGGGTTCCGGCGGATGCGCTGCTCGACCCGTCCGGCGGCGTCGTCGACGTCGACGCTGTCCGCGAGTACCTCACCGGGCTCACCAAGCACGTTCTGCGCCACGAACCCGTCGAGGCCGTCGAGGCCGACGGGCACGTGTGGACCCGGAGCGGCCCCGCCCGGTTCGACGCCGTCCTACTGGCGGCAGGGGCCGGGACGCCTGCCCTGGCCGCGCGGGTGGGCATCGCCGTGCCTGGAGAGCTCGAGCACCACGCCCGGTTCACGTTCCCGGTCGAGCCCGCGGTCGCATGGCGGAGCTGGATCGACCTCCCCGAGGCCGGATTAGTGCCCCCCGCCGGGAGTCCGCCACATACCTCGACGGCCCAGCTTCCCGCTGGCCGCACCGACGAGCCGCCCGAGTATGTCCAATACGAGGGACGACTCGCCGGCGCACCCAGCAGGAACCTGGATCCGCCGATCTACGCAGCGGACTCCCGGCGGGGGACACTAAGCACCTACCAGCACGCGAGCGGCCCCGGCCGGTGGGCCGTCGGCGGCCATCTCGACCCGGCCGTCACGGCGTGGGAGGTCGGACGGGACGCCGCCACCGCGGCCTCGCGGGACGCGGTTCTGGAGTACGCGCGCGAGCACCTCGCCGTGGAACCGCGGATCATCGAGACGATCTACTGCACGCCGACCCCCGGCCTCGGCGACGGATTCCACGTCCAGCACGCGGGCCGCGTGGTCGCGGTGCACGGCGAGAACCTGTTCAAGTTCGCCCCCGTGCTCGGCGCAGCTATCGCTGCAGCGTGCGAGCTCAGCGCGTGA
- a CDS encoding TetR/AcrR family transcriptional regulator C-terminal domain-containing protein has translation MTETTSARIAGDLRARIAAGEFGPGDRVPSTRELTRQWGVAMATATRALSLLQDEGVLRSVRGVGTVVAARPTERPGRRRTTRSPARDEVVRAAIAVADAEGLPTLSMRRIAAELGIPTMTLYQHVAGKDELVTLMIDRAFGEEPLPGRPPADWRTALETAARVEWAAFRRHPWLAPAMSLTRPQLVPSALAYTEWVLEALDGRGLDTAAAFTVHIMLFNHVRGMAVNLESEAQAEAESGLTADEWMDTNADTLTALAAGENFPHFKRIASIDFDLDLDALFELGLRCLLDGLRGVLP, from the coding sequence GTGACCGAGACCACGTCCGCCCGTATCGCCGGCGACCTCCGCGCGCGCATCGCGGCGGGCGAGTTCGGGCCCGGCGATCGCGTCCCGTCCACTCGCGAGCTCACCCGCCAGTGGGGCGTCGCGATGGCCACAGCCACCAGGGCGCTGTCCCTCCTGCAGGACGAAGGCGTGCTGCGATCGGTGCGCGGCGTCGGCACGGTCGTCGCGGCCCGGCCCACCGAGCGCCCCGGCCGCCGCCGCACCACGCGGAGCCCGGCCCGCGACGAGGTCGTCCGCGCCGCAATCGCGGTGGCGGACGCCGAAGGGCTCCCCACACTGTCGATGCGCCGGATCGCCGCCGAGCTCGGAATCCCCACGATGACGCTCTACCAGCACGTGGCCGGCAAGGACGAGCTGGTCACGCTCATGATCGATCGAGCGTTCGGAGAGGAGCCCCTGCCCGGGCGGCCCCCTGCGGACTGGCGCACCGCGCTGGAGACCGCCGCGCGCGTCGAGTGGGCGGCCTTCCGCCGCCACCCGTGGCTCGCGCCCGCGATGTCGCTGACCCGCCCCCAGCTCGTGCCGAGCGCGCTCGCCTACACCGAGTGGGTGCTCGAGGCGCTCGACGGCCGCGGGCTGGACACGGCCGCCGCCTTCACGGTGCACATCATGCTGTTCAACCACGTGCGCGGCATGGCGGTGAACCTCGAGTCGGAGGCGCAGGCCGAGGCCGAGAGCGGCCTGACGGCGGACGAGTGGATGGACACGAACGCAGACACCCTCACGGCCCTCGCGGCGGGCGAGAACTTTCCGCACTTCAAGCGGATCGCCTCCATCGACTTCGACCTCGACCTCGACGCCCTGTTCGAGCTCGGCCTGCGCTGCCTGCTCGACGGTCTGCGCGGCGTACTGCCCTGA
- a CDS encoding FAD-dependent monooxygenase, translated as MHEKDVLISGGGIAGPALAHWLVRTGYRPTIVERAPAPRPGGQTVDLRGAGRTVVERMGLLPAVRAVTVEERGVAYVDTAGRWLGQMSAEAFGGEGVIAEIEVMRGDLAHVLLDAARHDVEYLYDDAITAIEQDEGGVTVRFERSAERRFGLVVGADGLHSGVRALAFGPEERFVRPLGCVTAFFTVPDRYELDGWMRMYNAPGTMLALRPDRVPGTVKALMGFRTPPAGVHRRDPAAQRALLTRTFAGTGWVADQVLADLRDSTDLVVEEIGQTRMESWSSGRVVLLGDAAWCPSPLSGLGTSTALVGAYVLAGELARAAGDHRAAFAAYEHVMRPYIVQAQELPPGGVNGFVPSSRLSIALRVWAVRMMNHWPLRNLMAAQFGKSDAIELPEYEMPIPTNGAFVG; from the coding sequence GTGCACGAAAAGGATGTCCTGATCTCCGGTGGTGGGATCGCAGGCCCCGCCCTCGCCCACTGGCTGGTCCGCACCGGCTACCGGCCCACGATCGTCGAGCGCGCGCCCGCGCCGCGTCCCGGCGGCCAGACGGTCGACCTGCGGGGCGCCGGCCGCACGGTGGTCGAGCGGATGGGTCTGCTGCCCGCCGTCCGCGCGGTCACGGTCGAGGAGCGCGGTGTCGCCTACGTCGACACGGCAGGCCGGTGGCTCGGGCAGATGTCCGCCGAGGCGTTCGGCGGGGAGGGCGTCATCGCCGAGATCGAGGTGATGCGCGGCGATCTCGCCCATGTCCTCCTCGATGCCGCCCGGCACGACGTCGAGTACCTGTACGACGACGCGATCACCGCGATCGAGCAGGACGAGGGCGGTGTCACGGTGCGGTTCGAGCGCTCGGCCGAGCGTCGGTTCGGGCTCGTGGTCGGCGCCGACGGGCTGCACTCCGGGGTCAGGGCGCTCGCCTTCGGGCCGGAGGAGCGGTTCGTGCGGCCGCTCGGGTGCGTCACGGCGTTCTTCACGGTGCCCGACCGGTACGAGCTCGACGGGTGGATGCGGATGTACAACGCGCCGGGCACCATGCTCGCGCTGCGCCCGGACCGCGTGCCGGGCACGGTCAAAGCCCTGATGGGCTTCCGCACGCCGCCCGCGGGCGTCCATCGGCGCGACCCGGCCGCCCAGCGCGCGCTGCTCACCCGCACGTTCGCCGGCACCGGATGGGTGGCCGACCAGGTGCTCGCCGACCTGCGGGACAGCACCGACCTGGTCGTCGAGGAGATCGGCCAGACGCGCATGGAGTCGTGGTCGTCGGGGCGGGTGGTCCTGCTCGGCGACGCGGCCTGGTGCCCGTCGCCGCTGTCCGGCCTCGGTACCAGCACCGCGCTCGTCGGGGCGTACGTGCTCGCCGGCGAACTCGCGCGCGCCGCGGGCGACCACCGGGCCGCCTTCGCCGCGTACGAGCACGTGATGCGGCCCTACATCGTCCAGGCGCAGGAACTCCCGCCCGGCGGCGTGAACGGCTTCGTGCCCTCCTCGCGGCTCTCGATCGCCTTGCGCGTGTGGGCGGTCCGGATGATGAACCACTGGCCGCTGCGGAACCTCATGGCGGCCCAGTTCGGCAAGTCGGACGCGATCGAGCTGCCCGAGTACGAGATGCCGATTCCGACGAACGGCGCGTTCGTCGGATAG
- a CDS encoding exodeoxyribonuclease VII small subunit: MTERPAVDGLGYEQARDELAEVVRALEAGGLGLDESVALWERGEALARRCEEQLAGARERVQKVLDEAEASD; the protein is encoded by the coding sequence ATGACGGAACGCCCTGCCGTCGACGGGCTGGGCTACGAGCAAGCCCGCGACGAGCTCGCCGAGGTGGTGCGCGCCCTGGAGGCAGGCGGCCTCGGCCTCGACGAGTCCGTGGCGCTGTGGGAGCGCGGCGAAGCGCTGGCTCGCCGCTGCGAGGAGCAGCTGGCCGGCGCCAGGGAACGCGTGCAGAAGGTGCTGGACGAGGCAGAGGCCTCCGACTGA
- the xseA gene encoding exodeoxyribonuclease VII large subunit produces the protein MSAPTSPEQPWPVRTVARKIAEWVDRLGAVWVEGQLAQVTARAGTGTAFLVLRDPAADVSLQLTAPIGLVRDGGPAVAEGNRVVVHGKPSFFLGRGTLSLRVDDIRAVGIGELLARIERLRRLLAAEGLFDAARKRRPPFLPRCIGLVTGRASAAEHDVVTNAQARWPAVRFRIESVAVQGALAVPQIVDALGVLDRDPDVDVIVLARGGGSVEDLLPFSDETLCRAVADCRTPVVSAIGHEPDTPLVDHVADVRCSTPTEAGRRLVPDIAEETARIAGLRDRARRALAGWVDREERLLSALRGRPVLAEPLRVIDARAVEVERLRDAARACVERGLDRRAHDLDHVRARLATLGPAATLARGYAVVQRVTDDGAGPLPVLRSVGEVGAGDRLRIRVADGAVAATVGEPAAKRNGARTRKKASTP, from the coding sequence GTGAGTGCCCCGACCTCACCGGAGCAGCCGTGGCCGGTGCGCACGGTGGCCCGCAAGATCGCCGAGTGGGTCGACCGGCTCGGCGCGGTGTGGGTGGAGGGCCAGCTCGCGCAGGTGACGGCACGAGCCGGCACCGGCACCGCGTTCCTGGTGCTGCGCGACCCCGCCGCTGACGTGTCGCTGCAGCTCACCGCCCCGATCGGCCTGGTGCGCGACGGCGGCCCCGCGGTGGCCGAGGGCAACCGGGTCGTGGTGCACGGCAAGCCGTCGTTCTTCCTCGGCCGCGGCACGCTGTCGCTGCGCGTCGACGACATCCGCGCCGTCGGGATCGGGGAGCTGCTCGCCCGCATCGAGCGGTTGCGCAGGCTGCTGGCCGCCGAAGGCCTGTTCGACGCGGCCCGAAAGCGGCGCCCGCCGTTCCTGCCACGCTGCATCGGGCTGGTCACGGGCCGCGCGTCGGCCGCGGAGCACGACGTCGTGACGAACGCGCAGGCCCGCTGGCCCGCGGTCCGGTTCCGGATCGAGTCGGTCGCGGTGCAGGGCGCGCTGGCCGTGCCGCAGATCGTCGACGCGCTCGGCGTGCTGGATCGCGACCCGGACGTGGACGTCATCGTGCTGGCCCGCGGCGGCGGGAGCGTCGAGGACCTGTTGCCTTTCTCCGACGAGACGCTCTGCCGCGCCGTCGCCGACTGCCGCACCCCTGTGGTCTCGGCGATCGGGCACGAGCCGGACACTCCGCTGGTCGACCACGTCGCCGATGTCCGCTGCTCCACCCCCACCGAGGCCGGCCGCAGGCTCGTGCCCGACATCGCCGAGGAGACCGCCCGGATCGCCGGCCTGCGCGACCGGGCCCGCCGGGCACTTGCGGGCTGGGTGGACCGCGAGGAGCGGCTGCTCTCCGCTTTGCGCGGCCGCCCGGTGCTCGCCGAGCCGCTGCGCGTCATCGACGCCCGCGCCGTAGAGGTCGAGCGGCTCCGCGACGCCGCGCGCGCGTGCGTCGAGCGCGGGCTGGATCGGCGCGCCCACGACCTCGACCACGTACGCGCCCGGCTGGCCACACTCGGCCCTGCCGCCACCCTCGCCAGGGGCTACGCGGTCGTCCAGCGGGTCACCGACGACGGCGCAGGCCCGCTGCCCGTGCTGCGCTCGGTCGGCGAGGTCGGGGCGGGCGATCGGCTGCGGATCCGCGTGGCCGACGGAGCCGTGGCCGCCACCGTCGGCGAACCCGCCGCGAAACGGAACGGCGCACGTACGAGGAAGAAGGCGAGTACTCCATGA
- a CDS encoding lipid droplet-associated protein, whose translation MSPLPLPVRVAAGLVASAVEQARELPRLVVELPVTAVSQALQASMRVQQKVTELAIKGDQALSTLRPVDERPGWATFDDEDESPGSGNGSGGVTELRPHREPDPPVDTAVETAAATTAAAAEGDTPDRAEPPVSEGSGPNALPGYQDLTIPQLRGRLRHLTADDLRALLEWETTHDNRAPFVTMLSNRITTVTEG comes from the coding sequence ATGAGTCCGCTGCCGCTGCCGGTCCGCGTCGCCGCCGGCCTCGTCGCGTCCGCCGTCGAACAGGCCAGGGAGCTGCCGCGCCTCGTGGTCGAGCTGCCCGTCACCGCCGTCAGCCAAGCCCTGCAGGCGTCCATGCGCGTGCAGCAGAAGGTCACGGAGCTGGCGATCAAGGGTGACCAGGCCCTGAGCACGCTCCGGCCCGTCGATGAGCGGCCCGGATGGGCGACCTTCGACGACGAGGACGAGTCGCCTGGCTCCGGCAACGGGTCGGGCGGGGTCACCGAGCTGCGGCCGCACCGGGAGCCGGACCCGCCCGTCGACACCGCCGTCGAGACGGCGGCGGCGACCACCGCGGCGGCCGCGGAGGGCGACACCCCAGACCGCGCCGAGCCTCCCGTCTCGGAGGGGTCCGGGCCGAACGCGCTTCCCGGCTACCAGGACCTGACGATCCCGCAGTTGCGCGGACGGCTGCGGCACCTGACCGCGGACGACCTGCGCGCCCTGCTCGAGTGGGAGACCACGCACGACAACCGGGCGCCGTTCGTCACGATGCTCTCCAACCGGATCACGACGGTCACCGAAGGGTGA